Within the Enterobacter roggenkampii genome, the region CGGTGGTGCCAAGCAAGAGCCCGTTCGTTGAGCTGTTCGTGCTGGTGGGGCTGCCTGCGGCGGCGAGCCTGATTAACTTCGTGGTGCTGACCTCAGCGGCGTCTTCCGCGAACAGCGGCGTGTTCTCAACCAGCCGTATGCTGTTTGGTCTGGCGCAGGAAGGCGTGGCGCCGAGCGCGTTCGCCAAGCTGTCTAAGCGTGCGGTACCTGCGAAAGGGCTGACCTTCTCCTGCATGTGCCTGCTGGGCGGCGTGGTGATGCTCTACGTAAACCCAAGCGTGATTGGCGCGTTCACCATGATTACCACGGTCTCAGCGATCCTGTTTATGTTCGTCTGGACCATCATCCTCTGTTCCTATCTGGTGTACCGCAAACAGCGCCCACACCTGCATGAAAAATCGATCTACAAGATGCCGCTGGGCAAGCTGATGTGCTGGGTGTGCATGGCGTTCTTCGTCTTCGTGCTGGTTCTGCTGACGCTGGAAGATGATACCCGTCAGGCGCTGATCGTCACGCCGCTGTGGTTTATCGCCCTGGGGCTGGGCTGGATGTTTATCGGTAAGAAACGGATGGCTGGCATGCGTTAAGCATGTTGCCGGGTGGCGCTGACGCTTACCCGGCCTACGTTCGAGGACGTTGCAGGCCCGGTAAGCGCTAGCGCCACCGGGCTTTTTTATTCCCCCGCTAGTGCCCGCGGGAACAGAACGTTGTTCTCAAGACTGATGTGTTCCATCAGGTCGTCAATCATCTCGTTAATGCCGTTGTACATCGCTTTCCACGTTGTGCACGCTTCTGGCGGCGGCGTGACGTTGTGGGTGGTGTGTTTGATCACTTCCAGCAGTTCGCCCGCGTCATCATGCTCGCTTTCCATCACGCTGATGGGCCCCATCGCCTGGCTTCCCATTCCCTGTTTAATCATCGGGAAGAGGATCTGCTCTTCTTTCATCATGTGGCTGGAAAGCTCTTCGTGCAGCAGGGTCAGGTATTTCGCCAGACCGCGCGGAACGGAAGGTTTGTCGGCATGCACGCGCTCGACTTTGGTCGCCTGCAGGATCAACTCCGGCAGCTGTTCACGGTGACGGTCATGGTAACGCACGATGATGTGGTCGATGATTTCTGCGAGCGGAGCGGTTCGCCAGTCTTTGTCGACGGGCTGCTCGGCCAGCTTCGCCAGCTCGGCTTCAATCACCTCAACGTTCAGCTCTTTGCGTAAGGCCGCCCGTGCCAGGGTTTGCTTACCGCCGCAGCAGTAGTCCATATCGTATTTGCGAAACAGCGCAGAAGCGCGAGGAATGGAGAGCGCCAGCTCGCCCAGGGGTTGGTCGCGAAAGGCCATAGCAGTTACCTCATCATCAATAATATAAAGTGCATATTAAATGCATCTTTTAAGCGACGCTATAACCCTTTAGAGGAACGGGTAAAAGTGAGATGCAGATCACAAAAAAATATCCGATTTAACTCTCTGAATGGGTTCAGGAAAGTGGTTTCGAAACTTTTTAAAGGTGGAGAAACAGTAAACAACCCGCTGCACCTGCCGATATATCCACGTCAGACAAACCTGCATATAACAAAGGCAACGCATGTTTAAACGTATAAAAGTCATTACCCTTCTGATTTCGGTGCTGCTTGTGCTCGGCATCATGCAAGTGATTTCCGCCGGTATCTTTATCAACGCCCTGAATAACGATAAAGACAACTTTACCGTGTCGCAGCTCTCCAGCAAGAACGTGGCGGAGTTTACCGATGCGTGGATCAGTCTGAACCAGGCGCGCGTCACCCTGAACCGCGGGATGCTGCGCCTGCAAAGCAGCATGGCCTCGCAAATTAACGGCGGTCAGCTGAATGAGCTGGTGAGCACGGCGAAAAATCTGCTGACTGAAGCCCAGGTTCATTACGATAAATACTATGCCTTGCCGAATACGCCAGGCCTGGATGAGAACCTGACCAACCAACTCGAAGAGCAGTACCGCATTTACTCTGCAACGCTGACGCAAATGAACGTTCTGCTGAGCCAGGGCAATCTGGAAGATATGTTCAAGCAGAATGCCGAACAAAAACAGAATGCGATGCAGACGGTTTATCGTGAATGGCGTGAAGCGCAGGCCGCGCTCACGGATAAAGGCATTCAGGATAACGAAAGTGATTACAAACGCATCCTGTGGATCCTCTCTGCGGTCATGCTGCTGGTGATCGTGGTGATTATCTCCAGCTGGATTGCGATGCGCCGCGTGCTGCTGCTGCCTCTGGAAGAGGTGATTAACCATATTCGCGCCATTGCGGCAGGCGATCTCACCCAGCCGATTCAGGCCGACGGTAAAAATGAAATGGCCATCCTGGCGCGTAACGTGCAGGAGATGCAAACTTCGCTGGCGAACACCGTGGGCGTGGTGCGCGAAGGCGCAGATACCATTTACACCGGTGCAGGCGAAATCTCCGCAGGCAGTAACGATCTCTCTTCCCGTACCGAGCAGCAGGCCGCGTCTCTGGAAGAGACGGCAGCCAGCATGGAGCAACTGACGGCGACCGTGAAGCAGAACGCCGATAACGCGCGTCAGGCTTCCCGTCTGGCGCTGGATGCCTCCTCCACGGCGAAGAAGGGCGGTAACGTGGTGGAAGGCGTCGTGCGGACGATGGACGAAATCGCCACCAGCTCCAGCAAAATCGCGCAAATTACCAACGTGATCGACGGGATTGCCTTCCAGACAAATATTCTGGCGCTGAACGCGGCGGTGGAAGCGGCTCGTGCAGGCGAGCAGGGCCGTGGCTTTGCGGTGGTGGCAGGGGAAGTGCGTACCCTTGCCCAGCGCAGCGCTCAGGCGGCGAAAGAGATCAAAGCGCTGATCGATGACTCCGGCGAACGCGTGAACGCGGGCTCGCAGCTGGTTAACGAAGCCGGGGAGACGATGGCTGAGATCGTCAATGCGGTTACTCGCGTCACCGACATTATGGGCGAAATTGCTTCGGCCTCTGACGAGCAGAGCCGCGGTATCGACCAGGTGGGCCAGGC harbors:
- the ytfE gene encoding iron-sulfur cluster repair protein YtfE; amino-acid sequence: MAFRDQPLGELALSIPRASALFRKYDMDYCCGGKQTLARAALRKELNVEVIEAELAKLAEQPVDKDWRTAPLAEIIDHIIVRYHDRHREQLPELILQATKVERVHADKPSVPRGLAKYLTLLHEELSSHMMKEEQILFPMIKQGMGSQAMGPISVMESEHDDAGELLEVIKHTTHNVTPPPEACTTWKAMYNGINEMIDDLMEHISLENNVLFPRALAGE
- a CDS encoding methyl-accepting chemotaxis protein; protein product: MFKRIKVITLLISVLLVLGIMQVISAGIFINALNNDKDNFTVSQLSSKNVAEFTDAWISLNQARVTLNRGMLRLQSSMASQINGGQLNELVSTAKNLLTEAQVHYDKYYALPNTPGLDENLTNQLEEQYRIYSATLTQMNVLLSQGNLEDMFKQNAEQKQNAMQTVYREWREAQAALTDKGIQDNESDYKRILWILSAVMLLVIVVIISSWIAMRRVLLLPLEEVINHIRAIAAGDLTQPIQADGKNEMAILARNVQEMQTSLANTVGVVREGADTIYTGAGEISAGSNDLSSRTEQQAASLEETAASMEQLTATVKQNADNARQASRLALDASSTAKKGGNVVEGVVRTMDEIATSSSKIAQITNVIDGIAFQTNILALNAAVEAARAGEQGRGFAVVAGEVRTLAQRSAQAAKEIKALIDDSGERVNAGSQLVNEAGETMAEIVNAVTRVTDIMGEIASASDEQSRGIDQVGQAVAEMDRVTQQNASLVEESAAAAAALEDQAARLNEAVAVFKITRNQAVKAAPVKTYVPKAQPVAAASEANWETF